From Ictidomys tridecemlineatus isolate mIctTri1 chromosome 2, mIctTri1.hap1, whole genome shotgun sequence, the proteins below share one genomic window:
- the Shd gene encoding SH2 domain-containing adapter protein D isoform X1: protein MAKWLRDYLSFGGRRPPPQPPTPDYTESDILRAYRVQKNLDFEDPYEDSESRPEPDPADPGDSKFDSPKHRLIKVEAADMARAKALLDNPGEELEVDTEYSDPFDAQPHLPPPDDGYMEPYDAQRVISELPCGAVVQLYDTPYEDQDPEPGDGPPFDQRPRQSRLPQEDERPADEYDQPWEWKKDHISRAFAVQFDSPEWERTPGSVKELRRPPPRSPQPAERVDPALPLEKQPVSKGSGLQETPAPACRWFHGPLSRVDAENLLSLCKEGSYLVRLSETSAQDCSLSLRSSQGFLHLKFTWTRENQVVLGQHSGPFASVPQLVLHYSARPLPVQGAEHLALLYPVTTQRP, encoded by the exons ATGGCCAAGTGGCTTCGGGACTACCTGAGCTTTGGCGGTCGGAGACCCCCTCCGCAGCCGCCCACCCCGGACTACACCGAGAGCGACATCCTGAGGGCctacagggtgcagaagaatctggactTTGAGGACCCCTATGAGGACTCCGAGAGCCGCCCAGAGCCAGACCCTGCAGACCCCGGAGACTCCAAGTTCGACTCTCCCAAGCACCGGCTCATCAAAGTGGAGGCCGCAGACATGGCCAGAGCCAAAGCCTTGCTGGACAACCCCGGGGAAGAG CTGGAAGTTGACACTGAGTATTCAGACCCCTTCGATGCCCAGCCTCACCTGCCACCCCCAGATGATGGCTACATGGAGCCCTATGACGCCCAGCGGGTCATAAGCG AACTGCCCTGTGGCGCGGTGGTACAGCTGTATGATACTCCCTATGAAGATCAGGACCCAGAGCCGGGGGATGGGCCCCCTTTTGATCAGAGGCCTCGACAGAGTCGGTTACCCCAAGAGGATGAACGTCCAGCCGATGAGTATGACCAGCCCTGGGAGTGGAAGAAAGACCACATCTCCAGAGCATTTGCAG TGCAGTTTGACAGTCCAGAGTGGGAAAGGACCCCAGGCTCAGTCAAGGAGCTACGGAGACCCCCACCCAGAAGCCCCCAGCCCGCAGAGCGTGTGGATCCTGCTCTGCCCCTGGAGAAACAGCC GGTGTCAAAGGGCAGTGGCCTTCAGGAGACACCTGCCCCCGCCTGCAGGTGGTTTCATGGACCGCTGAGCCGCGTGGATGCCGAGAACCTCCTGTCACTCTGCAAGGAAGGCAGCTACCTCGTGCGGCTCAGTGAGACCAGCGCCCAGGACTGCTCCCTGTCCCTCAG GAGCAGCCAGGGCTTCCTGCATCTGAAGTTCACGTGGACCCGAGAGAACCAGGTGGTGCTGGGGCAGCACAGCGGGCCCTTCGCCAGCGTGCCCCAGCTGGTCCTGCACTACAGCGCTCGCCCGCTGCCCGTGCAGGGAGCCGAGCACCTGGCTCTGCTGTACCCTGTCACCACGCAGAGACCTTGA
- the Shd gene encoding SH2 domain-containing adapter protein D isoform X2: MAKWLRDYLSFGGRRPPPQPPTPDYTESDILRAYRVQKNLDFEDPYEDSESRPEPDPADPGDSKFDSPKHRLIKVEAADMARAKALLDNPGEELEVDTEYSDPFDAQPHLPPPDDGYMEPYDAQRVISELPCGAVVQLYDTPYEDQDPEPGDGPPFDQRPRQSRLPQEDERPADEYDQPWEWKKDHISRAFAVQFDSPEWERTPGSVKELRRPPPRSPQPAERVDPALPLEKQPWFHGPLSRVDAENLLSLCKEGSYLVRLSETSAQDCSLSLRSSQGFLHLKFTWTRENQVVLGQHSGPFASVPQLVLHYSARPLPVQGAEHLALLYPVTTQRP; the protein is encoded by the exons ATGGCCAAGTGGCTTCGGGACTACCTGAGCTTTGGCGGTCGGAGACCCCCTCCGCAGCCGCCCACCCCGGACTACACCGAGAGCGACATCCTGAGGGCctacagggtgcagaagaatctggactTTGAGGACCCCTATGAGGACTCCGAGAGCCGCCCAGAGCCAGACCCTGCAGACCCCGGAGACTCCAAGTTCGACTCTCCCAAGCACCGGCTCATCAAAGTGGAGGCCGCAGACATGGCCAGAGCCAAAGCCTTGCTGGACAACCCCGGGGAAGAG CTGGAAGTTGACACTGAGTATTCAGACCCCTTCGATGCCCAGCCTCACCTGCCACCCCCAGATGATGGCTACATGGAGCCCTATGACGCCCAGCGGGTCATAAGCG AACTGCCCTGTGGCGCGGTGGTACAGCTGTATGATACTCCCTATGAAGATCAGGACCCAGAGCCGGGGGATGGGCCCCCTTTTGATCAGAGGCCTCGACAGAGTCGGTTACCCCAAGAGGATGAACGTCCAGCCGATGAGTATGACCAGCCCTGGGAGTGGAAGAAAGACCACATCTCCAGAGCATTTGCAG TGCAGTTTGACAGTCCAGAGTGGGAAAGGACCCCAGGCTCAGTCAAGGAGCTACGGAGACCCCCACCCAGAAGCCCCCAGCCCGCAGAGCGTGTGGATCCTGCTCTGCCCCTGGAGAAACAGCC GTGGTTTCATGGACCGCTGAGCCGCGTGGATGCCGAGAACCTCCTGTCACTCTGCAAGGAAGGCAGCTACCTCGTGCGGCTCAGTGAGACCAGCGCCCAGGACTGCTCCCTGTCCCTCAG GAGCAGCCAGGGCTTCCTGCATCTGAAGTTCACGTGGACCCGAGAGAACCAGGTGGTGCTGGGGCAGCACAGCGGGCCCTTCGCCAGCGTGCCCCAGCTGGTCCTGCACTACAGCGCTCGCCCGCTGCCCGTGCAGGGAGCCGAGCACCTGGCTCTGCTGTACCCTGTCACCACGCAGAGACCTTGA